In Crinalium epipsammum PCC 9333, the following are encoded in one genomic region:
- a CDS encoding sensor histidine kinase — protein MNHSLGNLSNKTDHILVVDDSPDNLFLVQTILEEEGYHITLAEDGRTALNSIEQSSPDLVLLDVMMPGMDGYEVTQRIRKNQQLPFIPILLITAYDQPSVVQGLDTGADDFIRKPVEVDELLARVRSLLRLKHSVDERDQIARQREDFVSRLTHDLRTPLVAADRMLSLFQQGALGEQSPPMAEAISTMARSNRNLLAMVNTLLEVYRYEAGRKSLIFSPVDLRELLKEVVQELSPLADEKTLALKLNLEGQASGKVVGDRLELHRVFTNLIGNAIKFTEAGSIEVNLKPDSSWVVVEVKDTGPGITPEDQSMLFERFRPGSHKRSGSGLGLHLSRRIVEAHQGKIEVRSALGQGSSFIVYLAAQ, from the coding sequence ATGAATCATTCGCTTGGAAATTTATCTAATAAAACTGACCACATTCTGGTTGTTGATGATTCGCCGGATAACTTGTTCCTAGTTCAAACAATTTTGGAAGAAGAGGGATATCACATCACACTGGCTGAAGATGGTCGCACTGCGCTCAACTCTATAGAACAGTCATCACCGGATTTAGTGTTATTAGACGTGATGATGCCAGGGATGGATGGATATGAAGTGACTCAACGTATCCGCAAGAATCAGCAGTTGCCATTTATTCCAATATTATTGATTACTGCTTACGACCAACCCAGCGTAGTTCAAGGACTAGATACGGGTGCAGATGACTTTATCCGCAAACCTGTAGAAGTGGATGAATTGTTGGCGCGAGTGCGATCGCTACTACGACTAAAACATAGCGTAGACGAGCGCGATCAAATTGCCCGCCAGAGGGAAGATTTTGTATCTAGGCTTACCCATGATTTGCGTACCCCTTTGGTAGCAGCAGATCGGATGTTGTCGCTGTTCCAGCAGGGAGCATTAGGAGAACAATCTCCACCAATGGCAGAAGCGATTTCTACGATGGCTCGTAGTAACCGCAACTTGTTAGCAATGGTAAATACTTTGCTGGAAGTTTACCGCTATGAAGCAGGTCGTAAAAGTTTGATATTTTCACCTGTTGATTTGCGAGAACTACTTAAGGAAGTTGTCCAAGAACTATCTCCTTTGGCAGATGAAAAAACTCTCGCTCTCAAGCTTAACCTTGAGGGACAAGCTTCAGGAAAAGTAGTAGGCGATCGCTTAGAATTGCATCGAGTTTTTACCAACTTAATTGGCAATGCCATCAAGTTTACAGAAGCAGGATCGATAGAGGTAAACTTGAAGCCCGATAGTTCCTGGGTAGTAGTTGAAGTAAAAGATACTGGTCCAGGCATTACCCCAGAAGATCAATCAATGCTATTTGAACGGTTCCGCCCTGGAAGCCACAAACGTTCGGGTAGCGGTTTAGGACTACATTTATCTCGCCGGATTGTAGAAGCTCATCAAGGTAAAATTGAGGTTCGGTCTGCTTTAGGTCAAGGTAGCAGTTTCATTGTCTATTTAGCTGCCCAATAG